The Plectropomus leopardus isolate mb unplaced genomic scaffold, YSFRI_Pleo_2.0 unplaced_scaffold18084, whole genome shotgun sequence genome window below encodes:
- the LOC121964990 gene encoding myelin regulatory factor-like protein → ASNPGQFEMDGDALWQRGAVQDAVVCQGRVGINTDCPDEALVVCGNAKVMGAVMQPSDCRAKENIQEVDAEQQLKRITQMRIVEFDYKPEFASVMGIDHTHQTGIIAQEVKELLPSAVTEVGDISCSDGKMIHNFLMVDK, encoded by the exons GCCTCTAACCCCGGTCAGTTCGAGATGGACGGGGACGCCCTGTGGCAGCGCGGGGCGGTGCAGGACGCCGTGGTCTGTCAAGGCCGAGTCGGCATCAACACCGACTGCCCCGACGAGGCGTTAGTCGTCTGTGGTAACGCCAAGGTGATGGGCGCCGTCATGCAGCCATCGGACTGCCGCGCCAAGGAGAACATACAGGAG GTTGacgctgagcagcagctgaagagaATCACTCAGATGAGAATCGTTGAGTTTGATTATAAACCCGAGTTTGCCTCCGTCATGGGGATCGACCACACCCACCAGACAG GTATAATAGCTCAGGAGGTGAAGGAGCTGCTGCCATCGGCGGTGACGGAGGTCGGAGACATTTCCTGTTCTGACGGAAAGATGATTCATAACTTCCTCATGGTGGACAAA